Proteins from a genomic interval of Paenibacillus sp. RC334:
- a CDS encoding F0F1 ATP synthase subunit delta, whose protein sequence is MSRDTVVAKRYAKALFEVAEQEQTIMETEQELRAFVEAVSGDAEIRKFINSPNITEAVKLQVLANSFESKLSAPLINTIKLLIQRSRADLFESLLAGYLDIQEYKLGLAHAKVYSTYALSEQEKTAVAEQFGAREHKTIRVENIVDPSLLGGLKVVIGDTLYDGSLAGKLDRLEKSFNRRV, encoded by the coding sequence ATGAGCCGGGATACGGTAGTTGCCAAACGGTATGCGAAAGCTTTGTTTGAAGTGGCGGAGCAAGAGCAAACCATTATGGAGACCGAGCAAGAGCTGCGTGCTTTTGTAGAAGCTGTCTCTGGGGATGCTGAAATCCGTAAGTTCATCAACTCTCCTAACATTACGGAAGCGGTCAAGCTTCAGGTTCTGGCTAACAGTTTTGAGAGCAAGCTGTCTGCCCCACTGATCAACACGATTAAGCTGTTGATCCAGCGTAGCAGAGCGGATTTGTTTGAATCTCTTCTCGCCGGATACCTCGATATTCAGGAGTACAAGCTGGGACTTGCCCATGCAAAGGTGTATTCCACTTATGCGCTCAGTGAGCAGGAAAAAACAGCGGTAGCCGAGCAATTCGGAGCCCGTGAACATAAAACAATCCGTGTGGAAAACATAGTGGACCCGAGTCTGCTGGGCGGATTGAAAGTGGTTATCGGCGATACGCTGTACGACGGTAGTCTGGCCGGCAAGCTGGATCGTCTTGAGAAATCCTTTAACAGACGAGTATAG
- the atpF gene encoding F0F1 ATP synthase subunit B — translation MHFNWTSIVFTVIAFLILYWLLTRYAFGPLFSVMEKRRELVLKQMNEAAQTREQAAAYVEEQKQALQQARKEAYDIIEQSKQTGSKQAEQIIVQAKDEAVRLKDEAVREITSERNKAVAELRSEVGRASVQIASKLIQKEIKEDQVQGELVDQYLKEVGGKA, via the coding sequence TTGCATTTTAATTGGACAAGTATCGTTTTTACTGTAATTGCATTTTTGATCTTGTACTGGTTGCTGACCCGTTATGCATTCGGCCCCCTCTTTTCAGTTATGGAGAAGCGGCGTGAGCTTGTTTTGAAGCAAATGAATGAAGCGGCACAGACGCGTGAACAGGCTGCTGCTTATGTTGAGGAGCAAAAGCAGGCTCTCCAACAGGCACGCAAAGAAGCCTACGATATTATTGAGCAGTCGAAACAAACAGGTAGCAAGCAAGCGGAGCAAATTATCGTTCAGGCTAAGGACGAAGCTGTCCGCCTGAAAGACGAAGCTGTTCGTGAGATCACAAGCGAGCGCAATAAGGCAGTTGCCGAGCTGCGCAGCGAAGTGGGCCGTGCTTCGGTACAAATCGCTTCCAAGCTGATTCAAAAAGAAATCAAGGAAGACCAAGTCCAGGGAGAGCTTGTCGACCAGTACCTTAAAGAGGTAGGAGGCAAAGCATGA
- the atpE gene encoding F0F1 ATP synthase subunit C: MGAWALIAAAIAVGLGALGAGIGNGLIVSKTVEGIARQPEAKASLQTVMFIGVGLVEALPIIGVVLAFIFYAAA, encoded by the coding sequence ATGGGAGCTTGGGCATTAATAGCAGCAGCTATCGCAGTAGGTTTGGGTGCGCTCGGCGCAGGTATTGGTAACGGTCTGATCGTAAGTAAAACAGTTGAAGGTATCGCTCGTCAGCCAGAAGCAAAAGCTTCATTGCAAACTGTCATGTTTATCGGTGTAGGTCTGGTCGAAGCACTGCCAATCATCGGTGTCGTCCTGGCATTCATTTTCTACGCAGCAGCTTAA